A genomic region of Pseudomonas migulae contains the following coding sequences:
- a CDS encoding MFS transporter, protein MPSNTSNGKAIFRVVSGNFLEMFDFMVYGFYATAIAKTFFPADSAFASLMLSLATFGAGFLMRPLGAIFLGAYIDRHGRRKGLIITLAMMAAGTVLIACVPGYATLGVAAPLLVLFGRLLQGFSAGVELGGVSVYLAEISTPGRKGFFVSWQSASQQAAVVFAGLLGVALNHWLSPEEMGDWGWRVPFLIGCMIVPVIFVIRRSLEETPEFQARKHHPTLREIVRSIGQNFGIVIAGMALVVMTTVSFYLITAYTPTFGKAELHLSDLDALLVTVCIGLSNFFWLPVMGAVSDKIGRKPLLLAATILAILTAYPALSWLVANPSFSHLLIVELWLSFLYGSYNGAMVVALTEIMPVEVRTTGFSLAYSLATATFGGFTPAACTYLIHVLDNKAAPGIWLSGAAVLGLIATLVLFKGNRHELRTAQAAVARSA, encoded by the coding sequence ATGCCTTCCAACACGAGCAACGGCAAAGCAATTTTTCGCGTCGTCAGCGGAAACTTCCTGGAGATGTTCGACTTCATGGTCTACGGCTTTTACGCCACGGCCATCGCCAAAACGTTCTTCCCCGCCGACAGCGCTTTCGCCTCCCTGATGTTATCGCTGGCCACGTTTGGCGCCGGCTTCCTCATGCGTCCGCTGGGTGCGATTTTCCTCGGCGCCTACATCGACCGTCATGGTCGTCGCAAAGGGTTGATCATCACCCTCGCGATGATGGCCGCGGGCACGGTGCTGATTGCCTGCGTGCCGGGTTACGCCACATTGGGCGTGGCTGCGCCGCTGCTCGTGCTGTTCGGTCGGCTGTTGCAAGGTTTCTCGGCCGGCGTGGAGCTGGGCGGTGTATCGGTGTATCTCGCAGAGATTTCCACACCGGGCCGCAAAGGCTTCTTCGTCAGCTGGCAGTCCGCCAGTCAGCAAGCGGCGGTGGTTTTCGCCGGTTTGTTGGGGGTTGCCTTGAACCACTGGCTCAGCCCGGAAGAAATGGGTGACTGGGGCTGGCGCGTGCCGTTCCTGATCGGCTGCATGATCGTGCCGGTGATCTTCGTGATTCGTCGTTCGCTGGAAGAAACGCCGGAGTTCCAGGCGCGAAAACACCATCCCACCCTGCGGGAAATCGTCCGCTCGATCGGTCAGAACTTTGGCATCGTGATCGCCGGCATGGCGTTAGTGGTGATGACCACGGTGTCGTTCTACCTGATCACGGCCTACACGCCGACCTTCGGCAAAGCCGAACTGCACTTGTCGGATCTGGATGCGTTGCTGGTGACGGTGTGCATCGGCCTGTCGAACTTCTTCTGGCTGCCAGTCATGGGCGCCGTGTCCGATAAGATCGGGCGTAAACCCTTGCTGCTGGCGGCGACTATTCTGGCGATCCTCACCGCTTACCCTGCCCTGTCGTGGCTGGTGGCGAACCCGAGCTTCAGCCATTTGCTGATCGTCGAATTATGGCTGTCGTTCCTGTATGGCTCGTACAACGGCGCCATGGTCGTGGCGCTGACCGAGATCATGCCGGTGGAAGTTCGTACGACAGGTTTCTCGCTTGCCTACAGCCTGGCGACGGCAACCTTCGGCGGGTTTACGCCCGCAGCCTGCACTTACCTGATCCATGTGCTGGACAACAAGGCTGCGCCGGGGATCTGGCTTAGTGGCGCGGCGGTGTTGGGGCTGATTGCGACGCTGGTGTTGTTCAAAGGCAATCGGCATGAGCTGCGGACTGCGCAAGCCGCTGTGGCACGCAGCGCCTGA
- a CDS encoding FAD:protein FMN transferase yields the protein MAGAVLGGDEDLLTGRWSGLVVLAGVLAGCGNGDSLERFDGPTMGSRYSIQYVRHSSTPGPKAVQAEVENILAEVDRQFSTYRSDSDTARFNALPAGRCQKMPAPVLELVRVGERLSEQSEGSYDLTVEPLLNIWGFGPQAREEKVPTAQALAEVRQRVGYQHLRIDGDQLCKDAAVEVDFNSIAAGYAVDTIAARLEAMGIHNYLAEATGELKAAGKKLDGSSWKIALEEPRDDQQVAQRIINVDGYGVSTSGDYRNYFQQDGRRYSHTLDARTGAPVLHALASVTVIHPSALMADGLSTLLLILGPERGWDYAQTHNIGAFFVIRADTGFVTRTNQAFERLSGGKTE from the coding sequence ATGGCGGGCGCGGTTTTGGGGGGAGATGAAGATTTGTTAACTGGACGCTGGAGTGGACTTGTGGTGCTGGCCGGCGTTTTGGCCGGTTGTGGCAACGGCGACAGCCTGGAACGCTTCGACGGCCCGACCATGGGCAGTCGTTATTCCATCCAGTACGTAAGACATTCCTCTACGCCCGGGCCGAAAGCGGTGCAGGCAGAAGTAGAAAATATCCTCGCCGAAGTGGACCGACAATTCTCGACCTATCGCAGCGACTCGGACACCGCACGCTTCAACGCATTGCCGGCCGGTCGGTGTCAGAAAATGCCCGCGCCGGTCCTCGAATTGGTTCGCGTTGGTGAACGGCTGTCGGAGCAAAGCGAAGGCTCCTACGACCTTACGGTGGAACCGCTGCTCAATATTTGGGGATTCGGACCTCAGGCGCGAGAGGAAAAAGTCCCCACTGCCCAGGCGCTGGCGGAGGTGCGCCAGCGAGTCGGTTATCAGCATTTGCGCATCGACGGTGACCAGCTGTGCAAGGACGCGGCCGTCGAGGTCGACTTCAATAGCATCGCGGCTGGCTACGCGGTCGACACCATTGCCGCAAGACTCGAAGCCATGGGCATCCACAACTACCTCGCCGAAGCCACTGGCGAACTCAAGGCAGCAGGCAAGAAACTCGACGGTTCATCCTGGAAAATTGCGTTGGAGGAGCCTCGCGATGATCAGCAAGTGGCTCAGCGCATCATCAATGTCGACGGCTATGGCGTGTCCACTTCCGGAGACTACCGCAACTATTTCCAGCAGGATGGGAGGCGTTATTCCCACACCCTTGATGCCCGCACCGGTGCGCCCGTCTTACACGCCCTGGCGTCAGTCACGGTGATTCATCCTTCAGCGTTGATGGCCGATGGCTTATCGACGCTGTTGCTGATTCTCGGTCCTGAACGGGGTTGGGACTATGCCCAAACTCACAACATCGGTGCATTCTTTGTGATTCGTGCCGATACAGGTTTCGTCACACGAACCAATCAGGCTTTTGAACGCCTCAGTGGCGGCAAAACCGAATGA